The following coding sequences are from one Hydra vulgaris chromosome 04, alternate assembly HydraT2T_AEP window:
- the LOC136079835 gene encoding protein N-lysine methyltransferase METTL21D-like isoform X3, with protein sequence MNKQYIERVFDFSFGELTISQTTIGDVGCVVWDAAIVLAKYIDGPNFKEKHSFASSSFLELGAGTGLVGLTAAALGGIVTLSDLETLIPLMQKNIESNKNVLKGKCSSMVLKWYAVLWGSNLSFISPPDIILVSDCIYYEDF encoded by the exons ATGAACAAACAATATATAGAAAGAGTTTTCGATTTCTCTTTTGGAGAGCTAACAATTAGTCAAACTACGATTGGAGATGTAGGTTGTGTTGTTTGGGATGCAGCGATTGTTCTCGCTAAATATATCGATGGTCCAAATTTTAAGGAAAAACACAGCTTTGCAAGTTCTTCTTTTTTGGAACTTGGAGCAGGAACTGGTTTAGTGGGTCTAACTGCTGCTGCATTAGG tggaaTTGTAACTTTATCAGATTTAGAGACACTAATTCCtctcatgcaaaaaaatatagaaagtaACAAAAATGTATTGAAAGGTAAATGCAGTTCAATGGTTTTAAAATGGTACGCAGTTTTatg gGGAAGCAACCTTAGTTTCATATCTCCTCCTGATATAATTTTGGTGTCTGATTGTATCTACTATGAAGAT ttttga